TTGTTTTTGAATGACGGGGTGAGTCTTGGGCTGATTCGCTTAGCTTGGCAATGCGTTCGGCGCACATTCGAGCTCTTTCGATATCGTCACTATCAAAAAACAAATTGGCGATCCGCTTCAGACAGCAGGCACAGGTCACTTCATCGAGCTTGGCTGGAATGAAATGATCGACCAACGTGATGGCTTCGTTTTGTCGGCCCAGACGAATCAGCATGGAAGCGAATCCGATGCGGTAGTGGATGTTTTGCGGATCGAGGTTAATGGCGTGGCGAATCAACGCTTCGCTGACGCTATTGGGGTGACCGCACTTTTGAGCGTAGTAGCCCATTTTGTAATGGATCTCGGACGCGTCAGGTGTTTGCTTGCCTGCTTGTCGACAAGCCTCCATTGCCAGACGTGGTTGATCGATGGCTTCCAGACCCGCGGCGATCTTTAGCAATTCGTCGGCATCGGCGGTGCCGCTGGTGGCGACCGACATCAACAAATCTCGACTGAGCTTTCGATGCCCGATCGCGCCGTAGGCAATTGCCAGTGAAATCCGTGGCAGGTTGTCGAGCGGTTGCAACAGGCTGGCGTTTTCAAGGGCGTCGATCGCATCGGGCCATTCACTAATTTCGATAAGCGACATGCCTAGTACGAGCCATGCGTCCGCATCTTCGTCGTTTTGGGATACCGCGTATTGGGAAAATTGAATCGCCGTGTGGAAGCGACCGGCCTCGAACTCGACTTGCGAACTGTTGGTGAATCTCGACATGGCGTATTTCAGTTACCTAGGTGGAAAGTGAATTGAAGAAACAAAAGGGGGTAGTAACTCGCCACTTAGGAACCGGGCCGAGGCTCGGAGTTCCAGTGGGTGGAGTGCAATTCGGTACGCCCCGGTAAATCGGGCAGAGTTGAGTTCATGGGAGCTGTTGGTTCGGGAAACCGAATTGTCAGCTGGCCTGATGCCGGGACAGCCATGATGGGTTGGCGGCTTCGTAGCCAAGCGGCCAGGATTGCTCCGATTGCACACATGACAACCAAGCCACCAACAAAAACGGTGTGGTAAAGCAGCAAGTCAGTCGCATTCATCGCTCGCCCTCCGTATCGATTGGGGTCGGTGATCCGGTCGAGTTGTTTGATGTTGCTTCTTTGCTTTGTCGCAAAAGGTCTGCCCGCGTAACACAAGCTTCGGCGAGTTGGCTCATGTCTTTTCGGGCGAGAACCGTCGCGATCCGTGTCAGGCAAGAAACGCAGGTCACGCGACGGATGTCTAATACCGATAGCGGTTGCATCGCTTGCGCGGCTTCGTCTTCGCGGTCCAGTTGGATCAGCAGCGACACCAATCCAATCCGGTAGTGAACGTTGGCGGGATCAAGCTGCAGAGCCCGGCAAGTCAGCGCTTCGGTCATGTAAAGCGGTTGGCCTGAACGCGCGGAGTAGTAGCCCATGTCGTAGTACGCTTGGGCGACGTGTTCGTCTTGTTCGGTAATCCACTCGCAAACCTGCATGGCAAGTTGAGGTGCATCTATTGCTTCGAGTCCCGCCGCGACTTGCAGCATCAGGGTGGGAGACAGCCGGCGACTGAGGGCGAGCTGCAGATACAGTTCGCGGGCAAGATCGATCCGCCGAAGTTGAGCGTAGCAGGACGCCAAGGCAATCCGAACTTCGTCCTGGACCGGACAGAGCAGGCTGGCTTTTTCAAAGACGTCGGCGGCTTCGAGGGGTCGGCCAAGATCGTGCAGTGCGAGCCCCAGCAACTGCAGCGAGTCGGCGGAGTCGGATTTCGAGCACAGCTTGACGACTTCGGCAAGTTGACCGTTTTTGTATCGCTGCCAAGCTTCCGGCTGAGCGGTTGCCAGGGAATTCAGAGCGGCTTGTGACTTGTCAGCTGGCTTAGTGTCGTCCGTATTTGTCGGTGGATTCGAGTGACCGGGGGATTGTTCCGAAGGAGCGGAACCTTGCGGTGGTGGAATGAATTCCATCTAGATGCCTCGTATAGCGTTGCGCAAATTCGACCGATGCCGGCAGAATCGCTGGGGATCGCTCTTGCTGGAAAGTCAGCGAAAGCGATGCAACCTCTGCGTGGCGGGCTGGCATCCATGACGATGATTCCAATGGAATTCGTTCGCCGATGCTGGCTGGCTGCGTCGAATGCAGTTGCTGTTGAGAACCGTTCGCATTACGGTACTGCATCGCGGTCCGGTATGTCAACGCATACCG
The Neorhodopirellula lusitana DNA segment above includes these coding regions:
- a CDS encoding tetratricopeptide repeat protein, with amino-acid sequence MEFIPPPQGSAPSEQSPGHSNPPTNTDDTKPADKSQAALNSLATAQPEAWQRYKNGQLAEVVKLCSKSDSADSLQLLGLALHDLGRPLEAADVFEKASLLCPVQDEVRIALASCYAQLRRIDLARELYLQLALSRRLSPTLMLQVAAGLEAIDAPQLAMQVCEWITEQDEHVAQAYYDMGYYSARSGQPLYMTEALTCRALQLDPANVHYRIGLVSLLIQLDREDEAAQAMQPLSVLDIRRVTCVSCLTRIATVLARKDMSQLAEACVTRADLLRQSKEATSNNSTGSPTPIDTEGER
- a CDS encoding tetratricopeptide repeat protein encodes the protein MSRFTNSSQVEFEAGRFHTAIQFSQYAVSQNDEDADAWLVLGMSLIEISEWPDAIDALENASLLQPLDNLPRISLAIAYGAIGHRKLSRDLLMSVATSGTADADELLKIAAGLEAIDQPRLAMEACRQAGKQTPDASEIHYKMGYYAQKCGHPNSVSEALIRHAINLDPQNIHYRIGFASMLIRLGRQNEAITLVDHFIPAKLDEVTCACCLKRIANLFFDSDDIERARMCAERIAKLSESAQDSPRHSKTSAV